One genomic window of Fusarium keratoplasticum isolate Fu6.1 chromosome 3, whole genome shotgun sequence includes the following:
- a CDS encoding Amidase domain-containing protein, producing MVKLNLVEASIEELQDALQSGSLTSVDLVARCLARISTYDCRGLALNSIPILNNDIFEEAARSDDRRASGTPIGALEGIPFTVKDSYKVKGMTAAAGSPAFKDLVANEDAFLVQVIRKAGGVLVGRTNMPAVACGGMQRGIYGRAENPYNPEYLAAAFASGSSNGSAVSVAASFAAFGMGGETVSSGRSPASNNALVAYTPSRGFLSIRGTWPLYPTCDVPVPHTRTMRDLLCLLDIIAAVDPVAEGDFWREQTMVEVQKPWLDRPSSFKEISASKSLAGLRIAVPEIFLGGPPPAGARPVDVSPETIKLWEQARKELEGLGAEMVPVADFPAMTAYENDHLLPEGCPRRPEGWNAMERSAMISHAWNDFLKGFKNDKICGLSSVDPLTIYPDYLRTAPEMKYFEHANAIQYHKLVEYAKSTTFWEIPGLTEAVKALEGMRKCLLEDWLTDLGCDCVVFPAAGDVGPADADSSFEGARLAWRNGVYYSNGNRAMRHLGIPSVSVPMGVMSEKGVPMNLTFAGRAYDDVKLLKWANAFEAKTRHRVAPRHTPALDSDTVMLSSQGLSIAARPELRIPTLEAIPKSDSETLQVKVAGLVIVEDATAVDPQLEITVDSVSVSPEDISIKQLSEAAEGQVKYSFTAHTTTPKPVERKGLERTHAPVARDKTMCVVVARSVPGGRPTGWLGLV from the coding sequence ATggtcaagctcaacctcgtcgaGGCCTCAATTGAAGAACTGCAAGATGCCCTGCAGTCAGGCTCCTTGACGAGCGTCGACCTAGTCGCGCGGTGCCTCGCACGAATTAGCACCTATGACTGTCGCGGCCTTGCCTTGAACTCTATCCCCATACTTAACAACGACATctttgaggaggctgcccGGTCCGACGACAGGCGTGCTTCAGGCACCCCCATTGGCGCCCTTGAGGGCATCCCCTTTACAGTCAAGGACAGCTACAAGGTCAAAGGCATGACGGCTGCCGCTGGGTCTCCGGCTTTCAAAGACCTCGTCGCCAACGAGGATGCCTTTCTTGTTCAGGTCATCCGGAAGGCGGGCGGCGTTCTAGTCGGCCGCACCAATATGCCGGCTGTAGCATGCGGCGGCATGCAGAGAGGCATCTACGGCCGGGCTGAGAACCCTTATAACCCAGAATATCTAGCCGCAGCTTTTGCCTCGGGATCGTCCAATGGTTCAGCCGTGTCTGTAGCTGCTTCCTTTGCGGCCTTTGGTATGGGCGGTGAGACCGTCTCGTCAGGCAGATCCCCCGCGTCTAACAACGCCCTCGTCGCTTATACGCCGTCGAGAGGGTTCTTATCTATCCGAGGTACATGGCCTCTATATCCGACTTGCGATGTTCCTGTGCCTCACACGAGGACCATGAGGGATCTACTCTGCTTGCTTGATATCATTGCGGCTGTTGATCCCGTGGCTGAGGGCGACTTTTGGCGCGAGCAGACCATGGTCGAGGTGCAGAAGCCCTGGCTGGACAGGCCTAGCAGCTTCAAGGAGATCTCAGCATCCAAGTCTCTGGCTGGCCTCCGAATTGCGGTCCCTGAGATCTTCCTAGGAGGTCCTCCACCAGCAGGGGCACGACCGGTAGACGTGAGCCCGGAAACCATCAAGCTTTGGGAACAAGCTAGAAAGGAGCTCGAAGGCCTAGGGGCCGAGATGGTTCCCGTTGCAGACTTTCCAGCCATGACGGCGTACGAAAAcgaccatcttcttcccgaGGGCTGCCCTAGACGCCCTGAGGGGTGGAACGCGATGGAGAGGAGCGCCATGATTTCTCACGCCTGGAATGACTTCTTGAAGGGTTTCAAAAACGATAAGATTTGTGGCCTTTCTTCTGTTGATCCCCTGACTATCTACCCGGATTATCTACGGACAGCGCCAGAGATGAAGTACTTTGAGCACGCCAACGCAATCCAGTATCACAAACTAGTCGAATACGCCAAGAGCACCACCTTCTGGGAGATTCCGGGTCTAACAGAAGCCGTTAAAGCTCTGGAAGGCATGCGCAAATGCCTCCTGGAAGACTGGCTGACAGACCTCGGTTGCGACTGCGTCGTCTTCCCAGCAGCCGGCGACGTAGGGCCCGCGGACGCAGACTCGAGCTTTGAGGGCGCGAGGCTGGCGTGGCGGAACGGGGTCTACTATAGCAATGGCAATCGGGCGATGCGGCACCTCGGGATACCCTCGGTCTCGGTTCCCATGGGTGTCATGTCGGAAAAGGGCGTGCCCATGAACCTCACCTTTGCTGGTCGAGCCTATGACGATGTCAAATTGCTCAAGTGGGCTAATGCCTTCGAGGCTAAGACGAGACATCGTGTCGCTCCTCGACACACACCTGCTCTTGATTCTGATACTGTCATGTTATCGAGTCAGGGGTTGTCTATAGCTGCGCGTCCGGAGTTGAGGATCCCAACTTTGGAGGCCATTCCCAAATCCGACAGCGAGACGCTACAAGTCAAGGTCGCAGGTCTTGTGATTGTTGAGGACGCAACAGCAGTCGATCCTCAGCTGGAGATCACTGTTGACTCTGTTTCGGTGTCTCCCGAGGACATATCCATCAAGCAGCTGTCTGAAGCTGCGGAAGGCCAAGTGAAATACTCCTTCACTGCCCATaccacaacaccaaagcCGGTTGAAAGAAAAGGGTTGGAGAGGACACATGCCCCGGTGGCTCGTGACAAGACAATGTGTGTGGTGGTGGCCAGGTCGGTTCCAGGAGGACGGCCAACTGGTTGGCTTGGGTTAGTTTGA
- a CDS encoding Non-specific serine/threonine protein kinase: MAETMVSTVRSPLSEASNRINSSYHAQDSHRYKPRYDQSEANNAPRSGYSHPAAYFSGRPPPPQSQAQAQAQAQAQTQRNGPTTQAPDALKPPQDTEDQRRYSAASYDSSGSGRSKKNYKTHIGPWQLGKTLGKGSSARVRLCRHTVTNQLAAVKIVNRRMAYLVQDSSLAALSKWDSSQPDQIDGEMRVPMAIEREVAILKLIEHPNIMKLYDIWENRSEVYLILEYIDQGDLFTFINLKGRLSEEVSIYFFRQMISAISYCHSFNICHRDLKPENILISADLQIKIADFGMAALHQTDTHQLATACGSPHYAAPELLKNRQYRGDRADIWSMGVILYAMLSATLPFDDPDLRVMMNRTKKGQYEMPGFLSPEAEDLIRCMLQVNPDRRITLKEIWRHPLVQKYAYLDKFGDLNEQLPDTRKGFQYNPVPAKDVDSQLLRQLRSMWHMFSESDLKLKLTCDEPNDQKAFYWLLHNYREKQLEDFKPELAHSMSDYHHMKPSVWKKRVSTRQFSQPRSNGHGRSISRFTVISNAAEPESGAGYGPPQEGAVLHSSQSRTSIHRHSQTGSYASQASRLRSGSSARRGRMASARNSTTGRLQSSRGSMSSLHSSRQGTPISRSLRHKRGVDFTHVRKRSTSTTRNRNVATPPYVTEQGSTYQLEMVRSQTPEVPSLPSGMLPKPTRQPDPEATPRASIEAAIGSRYASEIFKEELRHFSSNIAKDCDEAFKSSLIEEDSIAGSLTEPDRTHYESTPFSLTIETPADSITELDDVNKSYSTRPLPPLPSPMDEYDGSSLAPTPMGSRPTTGDSHLEELRADQVKVAQPVVLTRHTERRVVSAPTYSQRHKKSAGLPSINEAGASNDKARIVSAPPHTPTRNGGHKDRGMEYLSRVENSIRVVHSPSEQSPVKIPEPLNVRKKKTPEEGQGQHQALNPNHGGELNAPHSSGSDGPTTTTLLEPSSYDVQVVMKKKKSSWFKRSSKVGSEHSRESAEWQDCNSYMTTSDGKRSDSTSTEAPTRKKTFSFTFWKSNKQRDSIMSIGGPDDKEPSTTDVLAVSNEINKFKAPQPKWHESGSGPVRNIEVKQNWLARLFRVKPATSHLCMAISRKRARQEVTILLREWRKYGIRGIQVDKQRNIVFARVAAKNYLNLKEVSFAAEVMMVIEHGKKQPLSIIRFTQERGAASSFHRVVDTMGLIFETRGLLVADRNKQKMMIKTLNSGS, encoded by the exons atggccgagacgATGGTTTCTACCGTTCGCTCGCCTCTCTCCGAGGCCTCGAACCGCATCAACTCTTCATACCACGCCCAAGACTCCCACCGGTACAAGCCTCGTTACGATCAATCCGAGGCAAATAATGCTCCTCGCTCAGGCTACAGTCATCCTGCCGCCTACTTTTCTGGTcgtccacctccaccacagtctcaggctcaggctcaggctcaggctcaggctcagacTCAGCGTAACGGCCCAACCACACAGGCTCCAGATGCCCTCAAGCCTCCCCAGGATACGGAAGATCAGCGACGATACTCAGCAGCGTCCTACGACTCTTCAGGCAGCGGCCGTAGCAAAAAGAACTACAAGACACATATCGGCCCGTGGCAGTTGGGCAAGACGCTGGGAAAGGGGTCATCTGCACGTGTACGACTCTGCCGCCATACTGTCACCAACCAGCTAGCTGCCGTCAAGATTGTCAACCGTCGCATGGCCTACCTCGTCCAAGACAGCAGTCTAGCAGCCCTGAGCAAGTGGGACAGCAGTCAACCCGATCAGATCGATGGCGAGATGCGTGTTCCTATGGCTATCGAGCGCGAAGtggccatcctcaagctcattGAGCACCCCAACATCATGAAGCTCTATGACATCTGGGAAAACCGTTCAGAAGT GTATCTCATCCTAGAGTACATCGACCAAGGAGACTTATTCACCTTTATCAACCTGAAGGGAAGATTGAGTGAAGAGGTCTCGATCTACTTCTTTCGCCAGATGATCAGCGCCATCTCGTACTGTCACTCGTTCAACATCTGCCATCGAGACCTTAAGCCCGAGAACATTTTGATCAGCGCCGACCTCCAGATCAAGATTGCAGATTTCGGCATGGCTGCCCTCCACCAAACAGACACCCACCAACTCGCTACAGCTTGCGGTAGTCCTCACTATGCCGCACCCGAACTTCTCAAGAACAGACAGTACCGTGGAGACAGGGCAGACATTTGGAGCATGGGCGTCATTCTCTACGCCATGCTCTCTGCCACCCTCCCCTTTGACGATCCTGACCTTCGCGTCATGATGAACAGGACGAAAAAGGGACAATATGAGATGCCAGGTTTCTTGAGCCCCGAGGCAGAAGACCTCATCCGGTGTATGCTACAGGTCAACCCTGACCGACGCATCACCCTCAAGGAGATTTGGCGCCACCCTTTGGTCCAGAAGTATGCATATCTCGATAAGTTCGGAGACCTTAACGAACAGTTGCCCGACACACGTAAAGGGTTCCAGTACAACCCGGTACCAGCCAAGGATGTGGATTCCCAGCTCCTCCGTCAGCTGCGATCCATGTGGCACATGTTCAGTGAGAGCGACCTGAAGCTGAAGTTGACATGCGATGA ACCTAATGATCAGAAAGCCTTCTACTGGTTGCTGCACAACTACCGGGAGAAGCAACTGGAAGACTTCAAGCCCGAGTTGGCTCATTCCATGAGCGACTACCACCACATGAAGCCCAGCGTATGGAAGAAGCGTGTGTCCACCCGCCAATTTTCTCAGCCGCGCAGCAATGGTCACGGGCGTTCCATATCGCGGTTCACCGTCATATCGAATGCCGCCGAACCAGAGTCTGGAGCCGGTTATGGGCCACCTCAAGAGGGTGCCGTGCTACACTCCAGTCAGTCAAGGACCAGCATCCACCGTCATTCTCAGACAGGTTCCTACGCCAGTCAGGCCTCGAGGCTTCGAAGTGGTTCAAGTGCACGTCGTGGGCGAATGGCTTCGGCCCGGAACTCCACTACAGGTCGTCTTCAGTCTTCTCGGGGCTCAATGTCGTCTCTCCACAGCAGCCGACAGGGAACTCCCATCTCACGCAGCCTGCGACACAAACGAGGTGTCGACTTTACCCATGTGCGAAAGCGGTCGACCTCGACCACCAGGAACCGTAACGTCGCCACGCCACCATACGTGACTGAGCAAGGATCGACCTACCAACTAGAGATGGTTCGATCACAGACGCCAGAAGTTCCAAGCCTGCCCAGTGGCATGTTACCCAAGCCGACACGCCAGCCAGATCCTGAAGCCACCCCTCGGGCTAGTATTGAGGCCGCAATTGGATCGAGATATGCGTCAGAAATCTTCAAGGAAGAGCTGCGGCATTTCAGTAGCAACATTGCCAAAGATTGCGATGAGGCTTTCAAGAGTTCACTCATCGAGGAGGACTCCATCGCCGGTTCTCTCACTGAGCCAGACCGGACTCACTATGAGTCGACACCGTTCTCATTGACGATCGAGACTCCAGCTGACTCAATCACGGAGCTGGACGATGTGAACAAGTCCTACAGTACTCGCCCGCTACCCCCTCTGCCCTCCCCGATGGACGAATACGATGGCAGTTCGCTAGCACCAACGCCCATGGGATCTCGCCCGACTACAGGGGACTCGCACCTTGAGGAGCTACGAGCAGACCAAGTCAAGGTGGCACAACCAGTCGTGCTTACCAGACATACCGAGCGACGGGTTGTCTCAGCACCGACTTACTCTCAGAGACACAAGAAGTCGGCTGGTCTGCCATCAATCAACGAGGCTGGGGCTTCCAATGACAAAGCTCGTATCGTGTCAGCGCCTCCGCACACTCCAACCAGGAACGGAGGCCATAAGGATCGCGGCATGGAATACCTGAGCAGAGTCGAAAATAGCATCCGTGTCGTACACTCGCCAAGCGAGCAGAGCCCTGTCAAGATTCCCGAACCGCTCAACGTGCGGAAAAAGAAGACGCCTGaggaaggacaaggacaacaTCAAGCCCTCAACCCGAACCACGGTGGAGAACTTAATGCACCACACAGCTCGGGGAGCGATGGCCCAACAACGACAACGCTTCTGGAGCCCTCGTCATACGATGTCCAagtggtgatgaagaagaagaagtcgtcTTGGTTCAAGAGGTCTTCCAAAGTCGGGTCAGAACATAGCCGGGAGTCAGCGGAATGGCAGGATTGCAACTCGTACATGACCACTAGCGACGGCAAACGAAGCGATTCAACCTCGACTGAAGCTCCTACCAGAAAGAAGACATTCAGCTTCACCTTCTGGAAGAGTAATAAACAGAGAGACTCAATCATGTCTATCGGTG GGCCCGATGACAAAGAACCCTCAACTACGGATGTACTTGCCGTGAGCAATGAAatcaacaagttcaaggcaCCTCAGCCCAAATGGCACGAATCCGGCTCTGGGCCGGTGCGGAATATCGAGGTGAAGCAGAATTGGCTGGCACGACTATTCAGAGTCAAGCCAGCCACGAGCCACCTTTGCATGGCCATCTCGAGAAAGCGAGCACGACAGGAGGTTACTATCCTCCTGCGGGAGTGGCGCAAGTATGGTATTCGAGGCATCCAGGTGGACAAGCAACGAAACATTGTCTTTGCACGGGTTGCGGCTAAGAACT atctcaacctcaaggaAGTGTCATTCGCTGCcgaggtgatgatggtgattgAGCACGGTAAGAAGCAACCGCTCAGCATCATCCGATTTACCCAAGAGCGAGGAGCGGCCAGCAGCTTCCACAGGGTCGTGGACACTATGGGACTAATCTTTGAGACTCGGGGCCTGCTTGTTGCGGACAGGAACAAGCAAAAGATGATGATCAAGACGCTCAACTCAGGAAGTTAG
- a CDS encoding Structural maintenance of chromosomes protein 5, with product MAPASRRRRRSDTDDGDDDEDRYQNRSQATAVDSPKRQRLDPDSTDGAVDDEPHARGVNGTSGSADADNGFQPGAIVRVSVENFVTYEKAEFLPGPHLNMVVGPNGTGKSSLVCAICLGLGYSPKHLGRAGSVKEFVKHGKDTATIEIELQKRPKDRRNYVVKVQIRREQNTQKWWMNGKETNHKTVQTLMRKLKIQVDNLCQFLPQDRVVEFAACTPVDLLHETLRAAAPEEMLYWQKQLQDLHKDKKELAEAVSTDTETLKNLENRQQGLQADVDRIREREEIQEQIKNLQSALVLSKYNEARAKYQDARERKKSAENSLRRLERESGPSLEAVNEKQVYAQRIDTAISGRKAAMKSAEDAAKKLARDVSSDTENLKLFESRLESEHKAFDGKKRELAQSKSKITSLQADLRNRPEEFNPSEFNQKIRGEEHTLRELDGERRELSTQHAEVKARGRALNVQIKEVEQNVESFETQQGQQLNFMKRHFPELATGWDWIQQHKDEFEKEVFGPPMISCSIKDERYSDQVQSLLQGDDFTCFTAQTKNDYRKLTDQLYRVQSLSVVIRTCAQPFSAFQRPVSADEAADMGLDGFAIDFLEGPEPVLAMLCAEKRLHQSGVSLKDHSDAQYDRLVKSGKVNSWAAGSQSFTVRRRREYGPQAMTAITRPIQPGKFWTSQPVDSQEKQELNKRLVELNGERDVLKAEFRDQQGKLQAIDDQKATIEDTIARLKAEKNTLQKEYQKWQSLPEKIESEERSKAAHEQALREIRKRMIEIRYEWDEAVVNRAELVLRHKEAIEKIRKAHHGVLEAQIRRIEAYSDIVGLKARNADIMEKLETERQALQVAAEEADRARQEGRQLSEAVEQIIAAEPDKHELFGQLCENKSPEDVANEISAEEAKLECIHAANPNVVREFEKRAQEIARLTRKMANSSEKLQSLTESVEELMAKWEPRLDQLVSRINDAFAYNFEQISCAGEVRVHKAEDFDAWALDIMVRFRENETLQQLTAHRQSGGERAVSTIFFLMALQSMAQSPFRVVDEINQGMDPRNERMVHERMVEIACREHSSQYFLITPKLLTGLRYDPKMRVLCIASGEHMPREGRKLDFKRCLKIQKNLMAAAA from the exons ATGGCCCCCGCTTCACGCCGTCGCAGGCGCTCTGATaccgacgatggcgacgacgatgaagaccGTTACCAAAACCGATCGCAAGCGACCGCCGTCGATTCCCCCAAGCGACAACGACTTGACCCCGATTCAACTGACGGTGCGGTCGATGATGAGCCTCATGCGCGGGGAGTAAACGGCACTTCTGGCAGCGCCGATGCCGACAACGGTTTCCAACCCGGCGCCATCGTGAGGGTCAGCGTCGAAAACTTTGTCACCTACGAAAAGGCCGAATTCTTGCCAGGACCGCATCTGAACATGGTGGTCGGCCCCAATGGTACCGGAAAGAGTTCTCTGGTTTGCGCCATCTGCCTCGGCTTAGGCTACAGCCCAAAACACCTTGGGCGGGCCGGATCAGTCAAGGAGTTTGTCAAGCATGGAAAGGACACTGCGACCATCGAGATTGAACTTCAGAAGCGACCAAAGGATCGAAGAAACTACGTCGTCAAGGTCCAGATCCGACGAGAACAAAATACGCAAAAATGGTGGATGAACGGGAAGGAAACCAACCACAAGACTGTCCAGACATTGATGCggaagctcaagatccagGTCGACAACCTGTGCCAATTTCTACCACAGGACAGGGTTGTAGAGTTTGCTGCCTGCACCCCTGTGGACCTCCTGCACGAGACCCTCCGCGCAGCTGCGCCTGAAGAGATGCTTTACTGGCAGAAACAGCTGCAAGACCTccacaaggacaagaaggaactGGCCGAAGCTGTTAGCACCGACACGGAAACACTGAAGAACCTCGAGAACCGACAACAGGGTCTCCAGGCGGATGTGGACAGGATCCGAGAGCGTGAGGAGATCCAGGAGCAGATCAAAAACCTCCAGTCGGCTTTGGTCCTCTCCAAGTACAACGAGGCCCGCGCAAAGTACCAGGATGCCAGGGAGCGGAAAAAGAGTGCCGAGAACTCGTTGAGGCGCCTCGAGCGGGAGAGCGGCCCATCCCTTGAGGCAGTCAACGAGAAGCAGGTCTACGCACAACGGATCGACACCGCGATTTCTGGAAGAAAGGCTGCCATGAAGAGTGCCGAGGACGCTGCAAAGAAGCTGGCGCGTGATGTTAGTTCAGATACCGAGAACCTCAAGTTGTTCGAAAGCAGACTCGAGTCTGAGCACAAGGCTTTCGATGGCAAGAAGAGAGAGCTCGCTCAGTCAAAGTCCAAGATTACGTCCCTGCAGGCTGATTTGAGGAACCGACCGGAAGAGTTCAACCCATCAGAGTTCAACCAAAAGATT CGTGGAGAAGAACATACGCTCCGAGAACTAGACGGCGAGAGGCGCGAGTTATCTACCCAACATGCGGAGGTCAAAGCGAGAGGACGCGCCCTGAACGTACAGATCAAAGAGGTTGAGCAAAACGTCGAGTCGTTCGAAACCCAGCAGGGCCAACAACTCAACTTCATGAAGAGGCACTTCCCTGAGCTTGCAACTGGCTGGGATTGGATTCAGCAGCATAAGGACGAGTTTGAAAAGGAGGTCTTTGGGCCTCCTATGATTAGCTGCTCCATTAAGGATGAACGATACTCTGACCAAGTCCAGTCGCTTCTCCAGGGCGATGACTTTACCTGCTTCACAGCCCAGACAAAGAACGACTACAGAAAGCTGACCGACCAGCTTTATCGCGTCCAAAGTTTGTCTGTCGTCATCCGAACATGCGCCCAGCCATTCAGTGCGTTTCAGCGACCTGTCAGTGCGGATGAGGCAGCAGACATGGGGCTCGATGGGTTTGCCATCGACTTCTTGGAGGGCCCCGAGCCTGTACTGGCGATGCTATGCGCCGAGAAGAGGCTCCACCAGTCTGGCGTGTCTCTGAAAGACCACAGCGATGCCCAGTACGACCGTCTAGTCAAGAGCGGGAAAGTTAATTCCTGGGCCGCGGGAAGCCAGTCGTTTACGGTACGACGACGCAGGGAGTACGGCCCTCAGGCAATGACAGCCATCACCAGACCGATTCAGCCAGGCAAATTCTGGACCTCGCAACCTGTCGACTCgcaggagaagcaggagTTGAACAAGCGACTCGTGGAGCTCAATGGTGAGCGAGACGTCCTGAAAGCCGAGTTCCGAGACCAGCAAGGCAAGCTCCAGGCCATTGATGACCAAAAAGCCACCATTGAGGACACTATT GCTCGCCtaaaggccgagaagaatACCTTGCAAAAAGAGTATCAAAAGTGGCAGTCTCTGCCAGAGAAGATTG AATCCGAGGAACGCTCCAAGGCGGCTCATGAACAGGCTCTGCGCGAAATCCGTAAGAGGATGATTGAGATTCGCTACGAGTGGGATGAGGCTGTCGTAAACCGGGCAGAGCTTGTCCTCCGCCACAAGGAGGCAATCGAGAAGATTCGCAAGGCTCATCATGGTGTTCTAGAAGCACAAATTCGGCGGATCGAGGCCTACTCCGATATTGTCGGGTTGAAGGCACGAAACGCTGACATTatggagaagctcgagacCGAGCGGCAAGCTCTTCAAGTGgccgctgaggaggctgacCGAGCCCGACAAGAAGGCAGGCAGCTCtctgaggctgttgagcagatcatcgccgccgagcCCGACAAGCACGAGCTCTTCGGGCAGCTCTGTGAAAACAAGAGCCCCGAGGACGTGGCGAATGAGATATCggccgaagaagccaagcTGGAATGCATCCACGCCGCCAACCCCAACGTCGTCCGCGAGTTTGAGAAGCGTGCGCAGGAGATTGCCCGGCTGACCCGCAAGATGGCCAACTCGAGCGAAAAGCTTCAGAGTTTGACTGAGAGcgttgaggagctcatggCCAAGTGGGAGCCAAGGCTCGACCAGCTGGTGTCGAGGATTAACGATGCTTTTGCTTACAACTTTGAGCAGATCAGCTGCGCCGGTGAGGTCCGCGTTCACAAGGCCGAGGACTTTGATGCCTGGGCCCTAGATATCATGGTCCGCTTCCG TGAGAACGAAACTCTTCAGCAGTTGACTGCCCATCGTCAGTCGGGCGGCGAGCGTGCCGTCTCGACAATTTTCTTCCTCATGGCCCTCCAGTCCATGGCCCAGTCTCCCTTCCgcgtcgtcgacgagatcaaCCAGGGCATGGACCCCCGCAACGAGCGCATGGTACACGAGCGCATGGTCGAGATTGCCTGCCGGGAGCACTCGAGCCAGTACTTCCTCATCACCCCCAAGCTTCTAACGGGCCTACGCTACGATCCCAAGATGCGTGTCCTCTGTATCGCCAGCGGTGAGCACATGCCCCGCGAGGGCCGCAAGCTCGACTTTAAGCGATGCTTGAAGATTCAGAAGAACTTGATGGCAGCGGCTGCTTGA